A genomic segment from uncultured Methanobrevibacter sp. encodes:
- the guaB gene encoding IMP dehydrogenase — translation MQFSDKIYNAKPGYTYDDFLLVPNASWIEAKDVVTKVNLTKDIQLNIPIMSAAMDTVTEANLAIALAQEGGIGVIHRNITQEAQVEEVKKVKSAEDITVRDVVTISPESSIETVQDIMENESVSGLPVIENEKIVGIISKRDVRPFLKSDSKKLVKDIMTSEVVTIKENISSEEALDIAYENKVERLPVVSEDGDLVGILTIKDILNQDQHPNAAVDKKGKYLVAAACGPFDLDRAMALDEAGADIISIDCAHAHNMNVVKFAETIKDNIDADLCMGNIATREAAEDLIAHGADGLKVGIGPGSICTTRIVAGIGVPQVTAIAEVADIASEAGVPVIADGGLRYSGDIAKAIGAGADVVMLGNLLAGTLEAPGDIVTMNGRKYKTYRGMGSIGAMTGGSGGGADRYFQEVDKGTHMKHSKLVAEGVEGVVPYKGTVAEVVFQLVGGLKSSMGYCGARDIQTMKEVARFVRITASGIKESHPHELMITNESPNYPNFE, via the coding sequence TTGCAATTTTCAGATAAGATATATAATGCAAAACCTGGTTACACTTATGATGATTTTTTATTAGTTCCTAACGCTTCCTGGATTGAAGCAAAAGATGTGGTGACTAAAGTAAACTTAACAAAAGACATCCAATTAAATATACCTATTATGAGTGCTGCAATGGATACAGTAACTGAAGCTAATTTGGCTATTGCACTTGCTCAAGAAGGAGGAATTGGTGTAATTCACCGTAACATCACTCAAGAGGCACAAGTGGAAGAGGTTAAGAAAGTTAAAAGTGCTGAAGACATTACAGTACGTGATGTAGTGACCATCAGCCCTGAATCTTCCATTGAAACTGTCCAAGACATTATGGAAAATGAATCTGTTAGCGGTCTTCCTGTTATAGAAAATGAGAAGATTGTAGGAATTATCTCAAAAAGGGATGTAAGACCTTTCTTAAAATCAGATTCTAAAAAATTAGTTAAAGACATAATGACCTCTGAAGTTGTTACAATTAAAGAGAATATCTCTTCTGAAGAGGCATTGGATATTGCTTATGAAAACAAGGTTGAAAGATTGCCTGTTGTAAGTGAAGATGGTGATTTGGTAGGTATTCTTACCATTAAAGACATTTTAAATCAAGATCAACATCCTAACGCTGCAGTTGATAAAAAAGGAAAATACTTAGTTGCAGCAGCTTGTGGTCCTTTCGATTTGGACAGGGCTATGGCATTGGATGAGGCTGGAGCAGACATCATTTCAATTGACTGTGCTCATGCTCATAACATGAATGTAGTTAAATTTGCAGAAACCATCAAGGACAATATCGATGCAGACTTATGTATGGGTAACATTGCAACCCGTGAAGCTGCAGAAGACTTGATTGCTCATGGTGCAGATGGTCTTAAGGTAGGTATTGGTCCAGGTTCCATTTGTACTACCCGTATTGTAGCAGGTATCGGTGTACCTCAAGTAACAGCTATTGCAGAAGTGGCAGATATTGCTAGCGAAGCTGGAGTTCCTGTCATTGCTGATGGAGGTCTTAGATACTCTGGTGACATTGCAAAAGCTATTGGTGCTGGTGCAGATGTTGTAATGCTTGGTAACTTGCTTGCAGGAACCTTGGAGGCTCCGGGTGACATTGTGACCATGAATGGTAGAAAATACAAAACCTACCGTGGAATGGGTTCCATTGGAGCTATGACTGGTGGATCTGGTGGTGGAGCTGACAGATACTTCCAAGAAGTTGATAAAGGCACCCATATGAAACATTCAAAATTAGTGGCTGAAGGTGTAGAAGGTGTAGTTCCATATAAGGGAACTGTAGCTGAAGTTGTCTTCCAATTGGTTGGAGGATTAAAGTCTTCTATGGGCTACTGTGGTGCTCGTGACATTCAAACCATGAAGGAAGTTGCTCGTTTCGTTAGAATCACTGCAAGTGGTATTAAGGAATCACATCCTCATGAATTGATGATCACTAACGAAAGTCCAAACTACCCAAATTTTGAATAG
- a CDS encoding (5-formylfuran-3-yl)methyl phosphate synthase: MLLLISPINHDEAIESIEGGADIVDVKNPKEGSLGANFPWVIKDIRELTPSDMLVSATLGDVPYKPGTVSLAAMGALVSGADYIKVGLYGPSNYEEALEVMENVVKTVKDTDPNAIVVASGYADAHRVGAVSPWDIPKVARDAGADLAMLDTAVKDGHTLFDYLDIDDCKKFTEEAHSYGLKVALAGSVKKGQLKPLYDIGCDVVGVRGAACVGGDRNTGHIDRTAVAELKELVKSFEE, encoded by the coding sequence TTGCTTTTATTAATTAGTCCTATAAATCATGATGAAGCTATTGAATCCATTGAAGGTGGAGCAGACATAGTTGATGTAAAAAATCCTAAAGAAGGGTCCCTTGGTGCTAATTTCCCTTGGGTAATTAAGGATATCAGAGAACTTACTCCTAGCGACATGCTTGTAAGTGCAACTTTAGGGGATGTTCCATACAAGCCTGGAACCGTTTCTTTAGCTGCTATGGGTGCATTAGTTTCTGGTGCAGATTACATTAAAGTAGGATTATACGGTCCAAGTAACTATGAAGAAGCTTTAGAAGTAATGGAAAATGTAGTCAAAACCGTAAAAGACACTGATCCTAATGCTATTGTTGTTGCTTCCGGTTATGCTGATGCTCATAGAGTTGGAGCTGTAAGTCCATGGGATATTCCTAAAGTGGCAAGAGATGCTGGAGCAGATTTGGCTATGTTAGATACTGCTGTTAAGGATGGACACACCTTATTTGATTATTTGGATATTGATGATTGTAAAAAATTCACAGAAGAAGCTCACAGTTATGGTTTAAAAGTTGCTTTAGCAGGGTCTGTTAAAAAAGGTCAATTAAAACCATTATATGATATTGGTTGTGATGTAGTTGGTGTTAGAGGAGCTGCATGTGTAGGTGGAGACAGAAACACTGGTCACATTGACCGCACTGCTGTAGCTGAATTAAAAGAATTGGTCAAATCATTTGAAGAATAA
- a CDS encoding LUD domain-containing protein — protein MKDEEIESMRKVFNNLKDRIEPLVKSPKIQALQKRVIDIRKDAIDNNEELLAIAMKSLKENDIDCFYASDDEEARKILLDLINEEIENSNIDKNEVYIAKSKSNTLREIDATQFLEDEGMTIVETDLGDRILQLKKDDNSPVHPTGPASHLTVYDIAKIVNESMNLDLPAEPRPIMEAVREDVLSLLEKSSIGLSGTNSIAAEDGAVLMVHNEGNISLVQNKKLHIIVAGIDKLVPLLEDCVSIGKLETAFATGKPLTSYINIVAGPSKTADIEKKLLKNMYGAEKVAVILLDNGRKEAIKECLWCIGCGNCVVNCPVYNVVGNEFGYHSYLGGRGVALSKYLKDNKGSVDSGLYMCTLCGMCTENCPVLTPTNKIIEDLRNSTQKDGLSREQHKKIRDNIKEKGSPY, from the coding sequence ATGAAGGATGAGGAAATTGAATCAATGAGAAAGGTATTCAATAACTTAAAGGACAGGATAGAGCCCCTTGTGAAATCTCCAAAGATCCAAGCTCTCCAAAAAAGGGTCATAGATATTAGAAAGGATGCAATAGACAATAATGAAGAGCTATTAGCTATTGCAATGAAGAGCTTAAAGGAAAATGATATTGATTGCTTTTATGCAAGTGATGATGAAGAGGCAAGAAAGATATTGCTTGATTTAATAAATGAGGAAATTGAAAATAGCAATATTGATAAAAATGAGGTTTATATTGCCAAATCAAAGTCCAATACTCTACGTGAAATTGATGCAACTCAATTTTTAGAAGATGAAGGCATGACAATTGTCGAAACTGATTTGGGAGACCGTATTCTGCAATTGAAAAAAGATGATAACAGTCCAGTTCATCCTACTGGCCCTGCTTCCCATTTGACTGTTTATGACATTGCAAAGATTGTCAATGAGTCTATGAATTTGGATTTGCCTGCAGAACCAAGGCCAATTATGGAAGCGGTTAGGGAGGATGTTTTAAGCCTTCTAGAGAAATCTTCCATAGGGCTCAGCGGTACCAATTCAATTGCTGCTGAAGACGGGGCTGTTTTAATGGTTCACAATGAAGGAAACATCAGTTTGGTTCAAAACAAAAAGCTTCATATCATTGTTGCAGGAATCGATAAATTGGTTCCATTGCTTGAGGATTGCGTTTCAATAGGTAAGCTTGAAACAGCATTTGCAACTGGAAAACCCTTGACTTCATATATAAATATTGTAGCAGGCCCTTCCAAAACTGCAGATATTGAGAAAAAGCTTCTAAAAAACATGTATGGTGCTGAAAAAGTAGCAGTCATTTTACTGGATAACGGCAGAAAGGAAGCCATTAAGGAATGTCTTTGGTGCATTGGCTGTGGAAATTGCGTTGTCAATTGCCCTGTCTATAATGTTGTAGGTAATGAATTCGGTTATCACAGCTATTTAGGTGGCCGTGGTGTTGCATTGAGCAAATACCTTAAGGATAACAAGGGATCTGTCGATTCTGGTTTGTATATGTGTACATTATGTGGTATGTGCACTGAAAATTGTCCAGTTTTAACTCCTACAAATAAGATTATTGAGGATTTAAGAAATTCAACTCAAAAAGATGGACTTTCTAGAGAGCAACATAAAAAAATTAGGGATAACATTAAAGAAAAGGGATCTCCTTATTAA
- a CDS encoding (Fe-S)-binding protein has translation MLLYFRGCTAREKLNSISKATERILKIAKINYETLEDEKCCGSVLLRTGFVDDAIEQMKGNLEDLEGKTILTSCAGCYKTLKEDYKNYLGVDLNVIHISQLLEQLINENKINLKVNKDLKVTYHDSCHLGRHAGEYEAPRNVINSISNLVEMENNREKARCCGSGGGVKSAYGELSNSIADLRIQEAKDTDADLLVSACPFCKLNLSQNSDDLEILDLSEFVLEHLNSIDDNEITSRSDSKEGEIQ, from the coding sequence ATGTTATTATATTTTAGAGGATGCACAGCACGTGAAAAATTGAATTCCATAAGCAAGGCCACTGAAAGAATATTAAAAATAGCAAAAATCAATTATGAGACCTTAGAAGATGAAAAATGTTGTGGATCTGTACTCTTGAGAACTGGTTTTGTAGATGATGCAATCGAGCAGATGAAAGGAAATTTAGAGGATTTGGAAGGAAAAACCATTCTAACTTCATGTGCAGGTTGCTATAAGACATTAAAGGAAGATTACAAGAATTACCTTGGTGTTGACTTAAATGTAATTCATATTTCTCAATTATTGGAGCAATTGATTAATGAAAATAAAATCAATCTTAAAGTCAATAAAGACTTGAAGGTCACCTATCATGATTCATGCCATTTAGGCAGGCATGCTGGAGAATATGAAGCTCCCCGCAATGTAATCAATTCCATTTCCAATTTAGTTGAAATGGAAAACAATAGGGAAAAGGCAAGATGCTGCGGCTCTGGAGGAGGAGTGAAATCCGCTTATGGTGAATTATCCAATTCAATCGCTGATTTGAGAATTCAAGAGGCAAAGGATACTGATGCAGATTTATTGGTTAGTGCATGTCCATTCTGCAAATTGAATTTAAGTCAAAATTCTGATGATTTAGAAATTTTAGACTTGTCTGAATTTGTTTTAGAGCATTTGAATTCAATCGATGATAATGAAATCACAAGTCGTTCTGATTCCAAAGAGGGGGAAATCCAATGA
- a CDS encoding DUF2304 family protein, which translates to MIKGSVIIIGPFRTYQILLIIATIIVIIFFYRRLRVKKITPATFVLWILVCILVNFFAFAPKLSDPLAGFFGFGRGLDLLLVLGYALLVYAIFRLYVKVDELNRNTTELVRDLAIRNEIKLEDIDNEDE; encoded by the coding sequence ATAATTAAAGGAAGTGTTATTATTATAGGTCCATTTCGTACATATCAAATTTTATTAATCATTGCAACTATAATAGTCATTATATTCTTCTATAGGAGATTAAGAGTTAAGAAAATCACTCCTGCTACATTTGTACTGTGGATTTTAGTCTGTATATTGGTTAATTTCTTTGCTTTTGCTCCTAAATTAAGTGATCCTCTTGCAGGATTCTTTGGTTTTGGTAGAGGATTAGATTTATTGCTTGTTTTAGGATATGCACTTCTAGTTTATGCAATTTTTAGACTATATGTTAAAGTTGATGAGTTAAATAGGAATACAACTGAGCTAGTTAGGGATTTAGCCATTAGAAATGAAATAAAATTAGAAGATATTGATAATGAAGACGAATAA
- a CDS encoding glycosyltransferase family 2 protein — protein MSDVNSEITKDVYLVVPAFNEEKTVSQIIEGIAAEGYNVILVNDGSRDKTLDLAIESKRKYPHQIFVVSHVINRGLGAALKTGMVLALEKGAKYIVTFDADGQHEIKDIPKVCNPLADGEADVVIGARPFEDMPLSKSFANYIMNALTLLFYGRKVKDSQSGLRAFTAHAADVINIVSRGYGVSSEFIKEISDKNLRLTEVTITTIYTPETQNKGTDAIVGLRILTKMIIDLFRI, from the coding sequence ATGTCAGATGTAAATTCAGAAATCACTAAAGATGTTTATTTAGTTGTTCCAGCATTCAATGAAGAGAAAACAGTTTCTCAAATTATTGAAGGGATTGCAGCTGAAGGATATAATGTGATTCTAGTAAATGATGGTTCTAGAGATAAAACCCTTGATTTGGCTATTGAATCAAAAAGGAAATATCCTCATCAGATATTTGTAGTCTCTCATGTAATCAACAGAGGGTTGGGGGCTGCATTGAAAACTGGAATGGTTCTTGCACTTGAAAAGGGCGCTAAATACATTGTAACATTTGATGCTGATGGACAGCATGAAATAAAGGATATTCCAAAGGTATGCAATCCTTTAGCTGATGGGGAAGCTGATGTTGTGATTGGTGCAAGGCCATTTGAAGACATGCCACTCAGTAAAAGCTTTGCAAATTATATCATGAACGCTTTAACTCTCCTATTTTATGGAAGAAAAGTTAAGGATTCACAATCTGGCCTTAGAGCATTTACAGCCCATGCAGCTGATGTGATAAATATCGTTTCAAGAGGATATGGGGTATCATCCGAATTCATTAAGGAAATAAGCGATAAGAATTTAAGATTAACTGAAGTTACAATTACTACAATATATACTCCCGAAACCCAAAACAAGGGGACCGATGCAATAGTTGGCTTAAGAATTTTAACTAAAATGATTATTGATTTATTTAGGATATAA
- the ribC gene encoding riboflavin synthase, with amino-acid sequence MRIGIADTTFARYDMGAAAIDELKKNASDLKIIRVTVPGVKDLPVASKKLIEEEDCEIVMALGMPGPMEKDKMCAHEASTGLIRAQLMTNTHILEVFVHEDEEEDPKELKKLADNRAREHAQNLIKMMFHPKQMRKEAGKGMREGKEDAGPL; translated from the coding sequence ATGAGAATAGGAATTGCAGATACTACTTTTGCTCGTTATGATATGGGTGCTGCAGCTATTGATGAATTAAAGAAAAACGCTTCAGACTTAAAGATTATTCGCGTTACTGTTCCAGGTGTTAAAGATCTTCCAGTAGCAAGTAAAAAGCTAATTGAAGAGGAAGACTGTGAAATTGTAATGGCATTGGGAATGCCTGGTCCTATGGAAAAGGATAAGATGTGTGCTCATGAGGCATCAACAGGATTGATTCGTGCTCAACTCATGACCAACACTCATATTTTGGAAGTGTTTGTTCATGAAGATGAAGAGGAAGACCCTAAGGAACTCAAAAAATTAGCAGACAATAGGGCTCGTGAACATGCTCAGAATCTTATCAAGATGATGTTCCATCCTAAACAAATGAGAAAAGAAGCAGGAAAAGGAATGAGAGAAGGTAAAGAGGACGCAGGTCCTTTATAA